One region of Strongyloides ratti genome assembly S_ratti_ED321, chromosome : X genomic DNA includes:
- a CDS encoding Cytochrome P450 18a1 codes for MTTLTFIHYKKTQFQIITLLLLFILLFFGLTFKAIEVFKYLNVKILFYIGILSIYVYHELYWKRKNLPPGPVPWLIAGNMPQLLLSINNVDKKFLEWKKIYGGQYTFWMGPIPMVFVADVETMKLYFSKNGEYFSNRWLNYITDTFMEGFNGVLQIHGDKWREQRRFSLHVLRDFGVGRAEIEKRVMYEVEKMIEVLKKDCNSKPLDLHTYFASCVGNIIITILFGKRYNHDDPLFIELRDLLEKQTQLVIEPIMGLYCVLPLSTKIPFINSKWNELMGMKKKLFDFINEQLKEHEETFDPSAEPTDFTYAYLKEIYERVSTNSDIGYFSIKQLRSLLLDLFFAGMETTVTTLKWGFLFLSRHPEELEKVQKELNDLPNVIKMSDRNNLPYLQAMTNEIQRTANILTFNLLRTTSTDVFIDGYLFKKGTMVLPMISIVMNDSKYFEDPEQFNPSRFLDDEGNQKKLDGFMPFSIGKRQCLGESLAKAELYLVLANFLRNFNIKPDPENKNPSTKRILGITCSPQKYKLLITKRN; via the exons atgactacattaacatttatacattataaaaaaacccagtttcaaataataacactattactattatttattctattattttttggatTAACTTTCAAGGCCATTGAAGTgttcaaatatttaaat gtaaaaatattattttatataggaatattatcaatttatgTATATCATGAATTATAttggaaaagaaaaaatttaccaCCAGGACCTGTTCCATGGCTAATAGCAGGAAATATGccacaattattattatcaattaataatgttgataaaaaatttctagaatggaaaaaaatttatggtGGACAATATACCTTTTGGATGGGTCCAATTCCAATGGTTTTTGTGGCAGATGTTGAAACaatgaaattatatttttccaaaaatggtgaatattttagtaatCGTTGGCTTAATTATATTACAGATACTTTTATGG aaggATTTAATGGTGTGTTACAAATTCATGGTGACAAATGGAGAGAACAAAGAAGATTTTCATTGCATGTTTTACGTGATTTTGGTGTTGGACGTGCtgaaatagaaaaaagaGTTATGTATGAAGTTGAAAAAATGAtagaagttttaaaaaaagattgtaATTCAAAGCCACTTGACTTACATACTTATTTTGCTTCATGTGTTggtaatataattataacaatCTTATTTGGTAAAAGATATAATCAT GATGATCCTTTATTTATTGAATTGAGagatttattagaaaaacaAACACAACTTGTCATTGAACCTATTATGGGTCTTTATTGTGTTTTACCattatcaacaaaaattccatttataaatagtaaATGGAATGAATTAATGggaatgaaaaaaaaattatttgattttattaatgaacAATTAAAAGAACATGAAGAAACTTTTGATCCATCAGCAGAACCAACTGATTTTACATATgcttatttaaaagaaatatatgaAAGAGTATCAACAAATAGTGATATTggttatttttcaattaaacaATTAAGATCACTTTTATTAGATCTTTTTTTTGCTGGTATGGAGACAACAGTAACAACATTAAAATGGggtttcttatttttatcacGTCATCCAGAGGAATTAGAAAAAGttcaaaaagaattaaatgaCTTACCGAATGTCATAAAAATGAGTGATCGTAACAATCTTCCTTATCTTCAGGCAATGACAAAT GAAATTCAAAGGACAGCAAATATATtgacttttaatttattaagaaCAACATCAACGGATGTTTTTATAGATggttatttatttaaaaaaggaaCAATGGTATTACCAATGATATCTATAGTTATGAAtgattcaaaatattttgaagatCCAGAACAATTTAATCCCTCAAGATTTTTAGATGATGAAGGAAATCAAAAAAAGTTAGATGGTTTTATGCCTTTTTCAATAGGAAAAAGACAATGTCTTGGGGAAAGTTTAGCTAAAGCAGAATTATATCTGGTATTggcaaattttttaagaaattttaatataaaacctgatccagaaaataaaaatcctTCAACAAAACGTATTCTTGGCATTACTTGTTCAccacaaaaatataaattattaattacaaaacgtaattaa
- a CDS encoding Myc-type, basic helix-loop-helix (bHLH) domain-containing protein, translated as MPTARDVYKMNQNCSYESVYPPYHTTTTTSNALSRQTSVTVNELSNIMQPSIMVFPANGNNSITGVEYNQTLNGYDQFRYSQSYYTQYSGNNPHVPQNCYTDLSSFSLPINVNNNNSNNLQNSLTNTGNQSTLTFTTSNIQFDNDTSFNKNDKEKLKDTNKITLPRILPKDGNKTKNLVNDSQTSIQGSSTISQQSINLAHEDSCSPSSTITNSVNHNRKQNSLKNNFSPNGYDDDEENILYQGGGKPYDRRKAATLRERKRLQKVNEAFENMKKRTCPNPNQRLPKVEILRGAIEYINKLEDVLKAEGKMTRIMAVNEGIAIDKDSSDFIICIPNTCRYPNSQSFISSHQPSLEIITNGSISQGTSSVTQTDIRNIYRDNSPNSQSTSQIICQQNVKGLFDTTPHHQNSCNDVKKEVEQ; from the exons ATGCCAACAGCGAGAGATGTTTAT aaaATGAATCAGAATTGTAGTTATGAAAGTGTCTATCCACCTTATCatacaacaacaacaacttCAAATGCATTGTCAAGGCAAACATCTGTAACTGTAAATGAACTTTCAAACATTATGCAGCCATCAATTATGGTATTTCCTGCAAATGGAAATAATAGTATTACGGGagttgaatataatcaaacaTTAAATGGATATGATCAATTTCGTTACTCTCAATCATATTATACTCAGTATTCGGGAAATAATCCTCATGTTCCACAAAATTGTTATACGGATTTATCGTCTTTCAGTTTACCAATAAAtgttaacaataataatagtaataatttacaaaatagtTTAACAAATACAGGAAATCAATCAACATTGACATTTACTACTAGTAATATACAATTTGATAATGATacatcatttaataaaaatgataaagaaaaacttAAAG atacaaataaaattactttgcCAAGAATTCTTCCAAAAGATGGTAATAAGactaaaaatttagtaaatGATTCACAAACATCAATTCAAGGTTCATCAACAATTTCGCAACAATCTATAAATTTGGCACATGAAGATTCTTGCTCACCTTCATCAACTATTACAAATTCTGTCAATCATAACAGGAAacaaaattcattaaaaaataatttttctccTAATGGttatgatgatgatgaagaaaatatattatatcaagGAGGTGGTAAACCATATGATAGAAGAAAAGCAGCAACATTACGTGAGAGAAAAAGATTACAAAAAGTAAATGAAGCATTtgaaaatatgaaaaaacgAACTTGTCCTAATCCAAATCAAAGATTACCAAAGGTTGAAATTTTAAGAGGTGCTATAGAATATATCAACAAACTAGAGGATGTTTTAAAGGCAGAAGGTAAAATGACAAGGATAATGGCAGTAAATGAAGGTATTGCTATTGACAAAGATTCCTCTGATTTCATT aTATGTATTCCAAATACCTGTCGTTATCCAAATTCTCAATCATTTATATCATCTCATCAACCAAGCTTAGAAATAATTACTAATGGTAGTATATCTCAAGGAACATCTTCAGTTACTCAGACAGATATTAGAAATA tttatcGTGATAATAGTCCAAATAGTCAAAGTACATCTCAAATAATTTGTCAACAAAATGTTAAAGGATTATTTGATACTACGCCTCATCATCAAAATTCATGTAATGATGTAAAAAAAGAGGTTGAACAATGA